Part of the Bacillota bacterium genome is shown below.
GCAGCGGGTCGACCAGGCGGACGTAGCGGTTGGCGTAAGCCGCGCCCGGGAGGAAGGCCAGCATCGTCACCAGAGCAGGGAGTGAGGTGACCAGACCGACGATGTAGTCGTTGCCCCCGAGCTTGATGGCGAAGACGCCATAGAACGGGAAAGCCAGGCCCATCATCACCGCGTACCACATACCGTCGAAGAGGCTGGCCCGGGCGTTTTGGCGAGTGACTGGTTCATCGATGAAGCTCTGATCGAAAGGCCGCATGCGATGATTATAGCACGATTCGCGGGCCCAGGCCCGGGCGCCCGGCCGGTCTTCCAGCCAATCCCGGTGCGTTCTACATCCCAGGTCCGTGGCATAAGACAAGACAGTGCCGGGGTCGAGCGCCGCTTTGCCTTGGATTGGGGGGTGCGCAGGCCGATGACCGGAGGCATCTTCGTCCCGGGACTGGCCGCCCAGTTCCTCCTGGTCGGCGTCTTCGGGGCCATCGTCTACGTCATGATCCGGCGGACGAGGGCCGGGCGACGGGTGGCCAAGATCCGGAAGATCCCCGGCCTCGAAGCCGTCGAGGAAGCCGTCGGACGGGCCACCGAGATGGGGCGCCCGGTGCACATGACGTATGGCCTGGGGGACATCGACGACGCCTCCACCTTCGCCTTCTGGGGCATGCTCGGGCACGTCGCCAGGCTCTGCGCCCGCTACGAGACGCGCCTCCTCCAGACCAACAACAACTACCTGGTGATGGCGATCAACGAGGAGGTCATCAGGCAGGCCTACGCGGAGAGCGGCCGTCCCGACGCCTACCGGCCGGAGGACGTCCGCTTCCTGTCGCCGTGGCAGTTCGGGTACGCCTCGGCCGTCCTCGGCATCTTCCAGCGGGAGCGGCCGGCGGCCAACATCATGATCGGCACTTTCCTGGCCGAGTCGCTGATCTTCGCCGAGGCTGGCCACGCCGTCGGGGCCGTCCAGATCGCCGGGACGGCCAACACCTCCCAACTGCCCTTCTTCATGGCCGCCTGCGACTTCTGCCTCCTCGGTGAGGAGATCTACGCGGCCAGCGCCTATCTATCCCGGGACCCGGTCCTGACCGGGTCGGTGGTCGGCCAGGACCTGGCCAAGATCTTCCTCCTTGGCCTGGTCATCCTGGGCACCCTGGTCGAGAACGGGTGGCCGCACAACTGGTTCTGGGGACTGCTCAGCCGATGACGGGGGGTGCGCCTTGGTGGCCCGCGAAGCCCTCTCGACCCTGACCGCGGCGGCCGTCCTGGTCGTGGTCTTCTCCCGCTACTTCGCCGTCGGCGCGGCCCTCGACCTGACCAGGACCACCGATCACTGGCTGATGCTGACCTACGCCGCCTCGGTCTTCGTCGGCGTCTTCAACCTGACCCGGCTGCACCTGGGCCGGCTTTCGCGGCGCCGCGAGACCTGGGCCTTCGACCTGGTGCTGCTGGTGGTCATGTATGGCTACATGGCCGTCGGCTTCGTCCAGGGCAACTCCGGAGCCACCTTCCGCTGGGTTTACAGCGCCGTCCTGGTCCCCTTGGACTCGACGATGTACTCGCTCCTCGCCTTCTACATCGCCTCGGCCTCGTTCCGCGCCTTCCGGGTCCGGAGCGTCGACGCGGCCCTGATGATGGTGGCCGCGGCCGTGGTCATGATCGGCAGCGTGCCCCTGGGCGACGTCATCTCCCCGGCCCTCCCGGCCTGGCGGGCTTGGCTGATGCGGGTGGCCCAGACGGCCGGCTTCCGGGGCATCCAGATCGGGGCCGGGCTGGGCGGGCTGGCGACGGCCTTCCGCATCTTCCTCGGCATCGAACGGGCCCACCTGCAGGCCTGAAGGGGCGGTGGCCGGGAGTGACGCACCGTTGGATCTATCTGCTCCTGGTCCTGGCGATCATCGTCCCGCTGGTCCACCCGCTGGGTCTACCGGTGACCCCGACCACCGAATCTCAGGACCTCTTCGACCTCGTCGAGAAGCTGCCCCAGGGTTCCCTGATCTATCTGGCCATGGACTTCGACGCCGGGTCCATTCCGGAGCTTCTGCCGCAGGCCGAGGCGGTCTTCACCCACGCCATGCGCCGCGACCTCAAGGTCGTCATCCACGGCCTGTCCGACCAGGGTGTCCTGATCGCCCGGGACAGCCT
Proteins encoded:
- a CDS encoding DUF6754 domain-containing protein, coding for MTGGIFVPGLAAQFLLVGVFGAIVYVMIRRTRAGRRVAKIRKIPGLEAVEEAVGRATEMGRPVHMTYGLGDIDDASTFAFWGMLGHVARLCARYETRLLQTNNNYLVMAINEEVIRQAYAESGRPDAYRPEDVRFLSPWQFGYASAVLGIFQRERPAANIMIGTFLAESLIFAEAGHAVGAVQIAGTANTSQLPFFMAACDFCLLGEEIYAASAYLSRDPVLTGSVVGQDLAKIFLLGLVILGTLVENGWPHNWFWGLLSR